One Lachnospiraceae bacterium C1.1 genomic region harbors:
- a CDS encoding MIP/aquaporin family protein — MLTATIAFVNELIGTFLLVLLGDGVCCNISLNKSGMKGGNTVHIAIGWGLAVLLPAFVFGASTGAHFNPSVTIALAAAGKMGWDLVPAYIAGQMIGGFLGAAFLIVLYHNQLAATPDAAVKRGCFCTGGGESTALNMLSEFTCGFCLLFFICGIPAVSNGVNFIFVWGIIMSIGFSFGGLTGYAMNAARDTAPRLAYALFCPGERDAQWGYAWIPALCPIIGGVCGALVASNLTLSF; from the coding sequence TCTGCTGTAACATCAGCCTGAATAAATCAGGAATGAAGGGCGGAAACACAGTACATATCGCTATAGGTTGGGGACTTGCGGTATTGCTTCCGGCGTTCGTATTCGGTGCTTCGACAGGTGCTCATTTCAATCCTTCAGTTACCATCGCACTTGCAGCAGCAGGTAAGATGGGTTGGGATCTTGTTCCGGCATATATTGCAGGACAGATGATCGGAGGTTTCCTCGGTGCAGCTTTCCTCATCGTTCTCTATCATAATCAGCTTGCTGCAACACCTGATGCTGCTGTTAAGCGCGGCTGCTTCTGCACAGGCGGTGGTGAGAGTACAGCTCTTAACATGCTTTCAGAGTTTACATGTGGTTTCTGTCTTCTGTTCTTCATCTGCGGCATTCCTGCAGTATCAAATGGAGTAAACTTCATTTTCGTATGGGGCATCATCATGTCGATTGGTTTCTCATTTGGCGGACTTACAGGTTACGCAATGAATGCAGCAAGGGATACAGCACCAAGACTTGCTTATGCGCTTTTCTGCCCTGGTGAAAGAGATGCTCAGTGGGGATATGCATGGATCCCGGCACTCTGCCCTATCATTGGTGGAGTTTGCGGAGCTTTAGTTGCATCAAATCTTACATTGTCATTCTAA